A part of Puntigrus tetrazona isolate hp1 chromosome 21, ASM1883169v1, whole genome shotgun sequence genomic DNA contains:
- the nop16 gene encoding nucleolar protein 16: MGKTKKARNRNKFNYNANKKKLKRKMRRKEKPQIECPQIRKAWDEHKTVKQNLQDMGLSLGTKGMLPIKNKKDMGSKPAETKVLKPHVIEAMEVEASQRGEDRTTCSTDMMEYVQYMVKEHNEDYKAMARDEKNYYQDTPKQIKRKVELYKRCHPKEYAAFIASLQTQTSM, encoded by the exons ATGGGTAAAACAAAGAAAGCTCGCAATCGCAACAAGTTTAAttacaatgcaaacaaaaagaaactgaaaaggaagatgAGAAGAAAGGAAAAACCGCAAATAGAATG TCCTCAGATACGTAAAGCTTGGGATGAacacaaaacagtaaaacaaaatctacaaGACATGGGACTGTCACTTGGGACAAAGGGTATGCTtcctattaaaaacaaaaag GATATGGGAAGTAAACCAGCGGAGACAAAGGTATTGAAGCCCCACGTCATTGAAG CAATGGAGGTAGAGGCCAGTCAGCGTGGTGAGGACAGAACCACATGCTCCACTGACATGATGGAGTATGTTCAATACATGGTGAAGGAACACAATGAAGATTACAAG GCAATGGCAAGGGATGAAAAAAACTACTATCAGGACACACCGAAGCAGATTAAACGCAAAGTGGAATTATACAAACGTTGTCATCCTAAGGAATATGCTGCATTCATTGCGTCTCTGCAAACTCAGACGTCTATGTGA